AAAGCGCGCCGCTCGCCGAGCGCGAGGTTGTACTCGTTCGACCCGCGCTCGTCGCAGTGTCCCTCGACCTTGATCGTGAGCGTCGGGTGCTCCCGCATGTACCCCGCGATCCCCTCGACGATCGGGCGTTCGCTCGCCCTGATGTCGGACTGGTTGTAGTCGAAATGCACGTCGACGAAGATCTCCTTCGCCGCGGGGTCCGAGTAGTTCTCCGGCTCCGCGAACGGCCCCTCGGGGCTCTCGCTGAGGGGGAACCCGCCCGGACCCACCCCCTCGTCTCCGAAGATCCCCCCCCTGCCGGTCGAGGGTATGGTGACCTTCGCCTTCGGCGTACAGCCCGCGGCGACTATGACCGCCAGCGCCGCCGCGGCGGCGCACGACACCCAGCTCTTCATCCCCGATCCTCCCCTGTTGCACGAGGCCCCGGAATCCCCGATGGTGCCGTACAAATCCTACACCAAATCGTGGAGGGCCTCAACGTATTTCGAGCCCCTAGTAGCGGTAGGTGC
The window above is part of the Chlamydiota bacterium genome. Proteins encoded here:
- the pal gene encoding peptidoglycan-associated lipoprotein Pal, which produces MKSWVSCAAAAALAVIVAAGCTPKAKVTIPSTGRGGIFGDEGVGPGGFPLSESPEGPFAEPENYSDPAAKEIFVDVHFDYNQSDIRASERPIVEGIAGYMREHPTLTIKVEGHCDERGSNEYNLALGERRALSVRSYLANLGISPDRIYTISYGEERPLCAEQGEACWARNRRGHFLLGLTPQ